The proteins below are encoded in one region of Bombus terrestris chromosome 7, iyBomTerr1.2, whole genome shotgun sequence:
- the LOC100652280 gene encoding small subunit processome component 20 homolog isoform X1, whose protein sequence is MKNKPIRHKESNTFQFKTFTERVNEIDVDVFHRVAHRNEENDEEIETYFHQTLQKWNYLNLTEGYCSFKKKVRDIITLPQLVNQKQFVVDTLIEYLAKKDVLFLQPILELVVAMSKDLQKDFYEYFPRFLTVIIELLKTKDIEQIEYTFTSLAYLFKFLWKYLVKNVKTVLDLLLPLLADTQPTYINNFAAESFAFVVRKIKDKDSFLKTILHILKSNPNIIPGCGKLLFEVISGIPGQFHSCAEQMLLLYFNGLNNDSLNQSLMFKLLKEIINCMLQSIHSQKYQVLWSVLLNVMDKSIEETKQFQSKTGKEKSLILLMQLINIIVNHRNGKVVIDPVPLIKKLSHILDTFENEENVLREVINVSVAILLAANVKLMQETSSQILLKVMSVKNIQLLYGAVESLIHYSSFETLVLPYIIRHSISIGFDDDTLQLFTKIVNAKVPLCLNGINLNKWTKYILDIRGVKSNSINYFQKELEVLLGNSISTNALKMLIILPHLKPIPAEFKDILKRGILSLYKQILNDTNTETEMIKLCLTFLISLESAIHILESETLHQFIEENDIKVLDLIIKYPDNKFILNAVDLYVTYFSTSQYREMYINRTVFEDLNSSIAEKLSSPFSEIRLIVTHLYLLFSNISEVKLSITNEKKEIGVMEHMYLAECEPISVHSYRSKLLHLQALSYENEAMINLDLKYYELPLRYLLGNLYINFSLLWEPINKIIATFAIREYEQFWPIFLTELKRNHEITVDYKPLFECTVISAIENAIQKCNDKPDYENHKILLWKCMTNFSHFCEMKNRDITGLFIDFVNYNFFKSNSEDAGCCSILKGQESIVSNNNMEIDEENESDNESAENQENEKGEKEKKEAIISTDTRMKQIDIESRQINKIVINKNYKVKLLLAQLEVFEKITNPRTLYRESEMQNIYLDLLSSKVPDIQKGALNCLLTYKQKYLIPYKENLLSIINERNMKNELTHFKVDKESNIILEEHRNDFIPILMRIIYAKMIAKTGMRTGGKAGGTLKRKMILRFLSGIQENEMIIFTNMAFKPFKKYMLELDKMNDQQINLKQLTQTIINTVDLSNVIPPKRLQSATNLLAILIEQFGSKMGKKLLPYLLGLVICILAEVTGILQKSDKVHVGFLQSIKNVRSTSISILARFFGHFEDYEWNKYEMDALFNVAVFPWLEKLPIEGIHSPTPLLRLFMAWSQNSRFYPLFIKYREDDKSVSSLPYIMKLLLGSKTETPVISAIVEMIEKMVTLQDYGKTNENDMEVDTPFVPLTPILNNLSEINEEALSNGVNYGSTILLPHVFSILQYIKSKLEKSTKGINKSELVILSRISEFVKDAHACDILLTLTLPILTKKAGAGEGEETIIELITTTINLVKQVKEPTTHVRAVLPLLGAISAIPARKLLLELYKTIVEKSTNDCHGILIKNYELISALNAWDRRWLDQPDFQKRLDAFSEINNAIEKDEITLEFGIAIIYNCYYILKNEADLALRDNAGQCLKLLGCKLAQKHKENVADRRYLMDNTILPLIRKGITSKIEIVRLQSIAFLGHLAMECSDVHPVLRDLSVLTDKADPEVDFFENMQHLQLHRRARAFLKFCNIAKTLKKSFNPRTLTQFVLPFASSYLCNEAFIHKNSLIDAAIGTVGTICKLLPWHQYEIILKHYLEKLRHSIEFQKQLVRVIVSILDSFHFDLSKYKFVEESSVPKYNKEIERDHGKEIISDEKKEEESVAKGDDKNNENQVEEKLDESLNFENIDTVEETVGKIQNETQKEVPVMEKQIILSQNGARRVVFSISKELLPQLHCSIIARTSRESSHKINKKRIAIDNEEEELMRVPIALAFVKLLQKLPGHILDTNLPGIFMKLCTFLKSRLESVRRVTREILQKIMITLGPKYLHHLLREMNTLLTKGFQVHVLAFTVQSVLVALKPYFQKFDINENLQSILSVCKVDLFGLTAEEKEVIGIVKNVSEAKSTKSYDIFHILAQYITESCLVDLILPLKEVLIRSHSHKTVQKVVECFRNIVLGLADNIFIPLEQMLIFLYGVISESIPEFKPEKNDKELTEKEVEILSRQKPDCFIIPPEPKNKMGIKATSKTSKNTNVHIIMEFGLKLFHILLKRDKISNTEFKSLIDPFVPHISECIKSQHVKLSTLALQCLNWLLKMDLLSIQETISDICSSIFIILHKYAAAGLSKGDNFDLVMAGFKCMSVIVRDVKQYVISIDQLKALIMYAEQDMHNSDKQATAFGLLKAIIARKMILPEMHIVMEKVAALSITSELEHVRVQSRSVFYSYLMEYPLGKHLQKHIAFYLTQVSYEMQPGRLSALEMIYSIVTGFPVKTLVLKSDIIFIMVGVRLINDDDPTCRKLCAKCIKEMITRIPYNNRSKLFDILVAWLKDLKVMHRTLGAQLCGIFVTVEKDTFKSRLDEILPLLLKQFHADFNDSNEPGRFVKLHTEKEMQLKKKHYIKDPERMKDHHMFQVLQLLLKISANCTAFLKSEEYKNAIRSFAEYSQSLLAHPHAWVRLAASQLIGFILAALDVDKIIDLLENPEKCEAETSYMYSDPTTVIKSLSLDLIAQLQPDMTLEELADQTVKNLIFIARILKSVKQINTATDQVNEMKDKDKNQLSLPWLIRRLRKAVNIEITQAPKSITVRTAFFKWVGAVVATIPMEYLNVVLFNIMSPIVREISTTEEQNTTLRRLAKEASVMIKKRLDSEEYTRLLSRIQQNLDIKKAERKMMRTQQFVTDPELAAKRKIARQQKKKEAKKRKSDRVTGKKRTKKHARKEVDLDII, encoded by the exons ATGAAGAATAAGCCAATTCGTCATAAAGAATCAAATACATTTCAA TTTAAAACATTTACCGAAAGAGTAAATGAAATTGATGTCGATGTATTTCACCGAGTTGCACATCGAAATGAGGAGAACGATGAAGAAATCGAAACGTATTTTCATCAAACACTTCAGAAATGGAATTATCTTAACCTTACTGAAGGTTACTGCAGCTTTAAAAAGAAAGTTCGTGATATTATAACGCTTCCACAATTGGTTAATCAAAAGCAGTTTGTAGTAGATACATTGATAGAATATTTAGCAAAGAAAGATGTTTTGTTTCTACAACCAATCTTGGA ATTAGTTGTTGCTATGTCTAAAGACCTACAAAaggatttttatgaatattttcctaGATTTTTAACTGTTATCATTGAgttattaaaaacaaaagacATAGAACAAATAGAATACACATTCACATCATTAgcctatttatttaaatttttatggaaatatctggttaaaaatgtaaaaactgTGCTTGATCTGTTGCTACCATTGTTAGCAGATACACAGCCAACTTATATAAACAACTTTGCAGCTGAAAGTTTTGCATTCGTGGTACGTAAGATTAAAGATAAAGATTCTTTCTTAAAGACAATATTGCATATATTGAAAAGTAACCCAAATATAATACCAGGATGtggtaaattattatttgaagtGATATCTGGTATACCAGGACAATTTCATTCATGCGCAGAACAAATGCTTTTATTATACTTCAATGGATTGAATAATGATTCTCTCAATCAAAGTTTAATGTTCAAATTATTGAAGGAAATTATTAACTGTATGCTACAAAGTATACATTCACAGAAATACCAGGTACTTTGGTCTGTACTTTTAAATGTCATGGACAAATCAATTGAAGAGACTAAGCAGTTTCAATCAAAAACTGGAAAAGAGAAAAGTCTGATTCTTTTGATGCAattgataaatataattgttaatCATAGAAATGGAAAAGTGGTTATAGATCCTGTACCTCTGATTAAAAAATTGTCACATATTTTAGATACTTTTGAAAATGAGGAAAATGTGTTACGAGAAGTTATAAATGTATCAGTTGCTATTCTTTTGGCAGCCAATGTTAAATTAATGCAGGAAACATCTAGTCAAATACTACTTAAAGTTATGTCTGTGAAAAATATTCAACTATTATATGGCGCTGTTGAAAGTTTAATCCATTATTCATCATTCGAAACTTTGGTATTGCCATATATAATACGACATAGCATTTCCATTGGTTTTGATGATGATACTTTACAACTGTTTACGAAGATAGTTAATGCAAAAGTTCCTTTATGTCTCAATGGTATCAATTTAAACAAATGGACAAAATACATTTTAGATATAAGAGGTGTAAAATCTAATAGTATTAACTACTTCCAGAAAGAGTTAGAAGTTTTATTGGGTAATAGTATATCAACAAAtgcattaaaaatgttaattattttgcCACATCTGAAGCCTATACCAGCAGAATTTAAGGATATTTTAAAAAGAggaatattatctttatataaACAGATATTAAATGATACCAATACAGAAACTGAAATGATCAAACTGTGTTTGACATTCTTAATATCTTTAGAATCCGCAATTCACATATTGGAATCAGAAACTTTGCATCAGTTTATAGAAGAGAATGATATAAAAGTATTAGATCTAATTATCAAGTATCCtgataataaattcattttaaatgCTGTAGATTTATATGTAACATATTTTAGCACATCACAATACCgagaaatgtatataaatcGAACTGTGTTTGAAGACTTAAACAGCAGTATTGCAGAAAAATTGAGTTCACCGTTTAGTGAAATTCGCTTAATAGTAActcatttatatcttttattctcCAATATTAGTGAAGTAAAATTGTCTATTACGAATGAGAAGAAGGAAATAGGTGTTATGGAACATATGTATTTAGCAGAATGTGAACCTATATCAGTACATAGTTATCGAAGTAAATTGCTGCATTTACAAGCATTGTCATATGAAAATGAAGCAATGATAAATTTAGATTTGAAGTATTATGAACTTCCATTACGATATTTACTAGGAAAtctgtatataaatttttctttactttgGGAACCTATAAATAAGATTATAGCTACTTTTGCAATCAGGGAATATGAACAGTTTTGGCCTATATTTTTAACTGAATTAAAACGTAATCACGAAATAACTGTAGACTATAAACCATTATTTGAATGTACAGTTATTTCTGCAATAGAAAATGCTATACAAAAATGCAATGACAAACCAGACtatgaaaatcataaaattctTTTATGGAAATGTATGACAAATTTTTCACATTTCTGTGAGATGAAGAATAGAGATATAACAGGACTATTCATTGATTTTGTAAATTACAACTTTTTTAAGTCAAATTCTGAAGATGCAGGATGTTGCAGTATCTTAAAAGGTCAAGAATCAATTGTTTCTAATAACAACATGGAAATTGATGAAGAAAATGAAAGCGATAATGAATCTGCGGAAAATCAAGAAAATGAGaaaggggaaaaagaaaaaaaggaagctaTTATTTCTACAGATACAAGAATGAAACAAATAGATATAGAGTCTAGACAGATAAATAAGATtgtaataaataagaattataaaGTGAAGCTCTTACTTGCTCAACTTgaagtatttgaaaagataaCAAATCCAAGAACATTATATAGGGAATCAGAGATGCAGAACATTTATTTAGACTTGCTGTCATCAAAAGTTCCTGACATTCAAAAGGGTGCTTTAAATTGTCTTCTCACTtataaacagaaatatttaataccttataaggaaaatTTGCTTAGTATaattaatgaaagaaatatgaaaaatgaattGACACATTTTAAAGTCGATAAAGaaagtaatattatactggaAGAACATCGCAATGATTTTATACCTATATTAATGCGTATAATTTATGCTAAAATGATTGCAAAAACAGGAATGAGAACTGGTGGTAAAGCTGGAGGTACTTTAAAACGAAAAATGATCTTACGTTTTCTATCTGGAATTCAAGAGAATGAAATGATCATATTTACCAACATGGCATTTAAGCCTTTCAAGAAATATATGCTTGAATTAGATAAAATGAATGATCAACAAATTAACTTGAAACAACTTACACAAACTATTATTAATACTGTAGATTTGAGTAATGTTATTCCACCTAAACGTTTGCAGAGTGCCACGAATTTACTTGCAATTTTGATAGAACAATTTGGTAGTAAAATGGGAAAGAAATTGTTACCCTACTTACTTGGTTTGGTAATATGCATTCTGGCAGAAGTAACTGGAATTTTACAGAAATCAGATAAAGTTCATGTTGGATTCTTACAATCTATTAAAAATGTAAGATCCACCTCCATTTCAATATTAGCAAGGTTCTTTGGTCACTTTGAAGATTATGAATGGAATAAATACGAAATGGATGCTTTGTTTAATGTAGCTGTATTTCCATGGTTAGAGAAATTACCTATAGAAGGTATTCACAGTCCTACTCCATTACTAAGGCTGTTTATGGCATGGAGCCAGAACTCACGTTTTTATccgttatttataaaatatcgcgAAGATGATAAGTCTGTTAGTTCTCTTCCTTACATAATGAAACTTTTATTGGGTTCAAAAACTGAAACACCTGTTATCAGTGCTATTGTTGAAATGATTGAGAAAATGGTAACACTACAAGACTATGGAAAGACAAATGAAAATGATATGGAAGTTGATACACCTTTTGTTCCTTTAACACCTATACTTAATAATTTATCTGAAATAAATGAAGAAGCATTATCTAATGGAGTTAACTATGGATCTACTATTCTTCTCCCACACGTGTTCagtattttacaatatattaaaagtaaactTGAAAAATCAACCAAGGGAATAAATAAATCAGAACTTGTGATTTTATCGCGTATTTCAGAATTCGTGAAAGATGCACATGCATGTGATATACTTCTTACTCTTACTTTACCAATATTAACTAAAAAGGCTGGAGCTGGAGAGGGAGAAGAAACGATTATTGAATTGATTACAACCACAATAAACCTTGTAAAGCAAGTGAAGGAACCAACAACGCACGTGCGTGCAGTTCTACCTTTATTAGGTGCAATATCTGCAATTCCTGCTCGTAAACTCTTGTTGGAACTCTATAAAACAATTGTGGAAAAGTCTACAAACGATTGTCATgggatattaataaaaaattatgagtTAATAAGTGCACTTAATGCATGGGATCGCAGGTGGCTCGATCAACCAGATTTTCAAAAAAGACTGGATGCATTTTCTGAGATTAATAATGCAATAGAAAAGGATGAGATTACATTAGAGTTTGGCAttgctattatttataattgttattacATTCTTAAAAATGAAGCAGATCTAGCATTAAGAGACAATGCAGGACAGTGTCTTAAGCTACTTGGTTGTAAATTGGCACAGAAACATAAAGAAAATGTAGCAGATAGACGTTATTTAATGGACAATACTATTTTACCACTTATAAGAAAAGGGATAACTAGCAAAATTGAAATCGTAAGGCTTCAATCAATAGCTTTTTTGGGACATTTGGCTATGGAATGTTCAGACGTCCATCCCGTCTTACGGGATTTATCTGTATTAACTGATAAGGCGGATCCCGAAGTAGATTTCTTCGAGAACATGCAACATTTGCAACTGCACAGAAGAGCTCGAGcatttcttaaattttgtaatatagcAAAAACGTTGAAGAAGTCGTTCAATCCGAGAACATTAACACAGTTTGTCCTTCCTTTTGCTTCTTCATATCTATGCAATGAAgcttttattcataaaaatagtcTTATCGATGCTGCAATAGGAACCGTTGGTACTATATGCAAACTTCTACCATGGCATCAATATGAGATTATTCTGAAACATTACTTGGAAAAGCTAAGACATTCTATAGAATTTCAGAAACAACTTGTTAGAGTCATTGTTAGCATTTTAGATTCTTTCCATTTTGATTtgtcaaaatataaatttgtagaaGAATCTTCAGTACcaaaatataacaaagaaaTTGAAAGGGATCATGGAAAGGAAATAATTTCtgacgaaaaaaaagaagaagaaagtgtTGCAAAAGGTGACgacaaaaataatgaaaaccAAGTAGAAGAGAAATTAgatgaatctttaaattttgaaaatatagatACTGTGGAAGAAACTGTaggaaaaatacaaaatgaaacaCAGAAAGAAGTACCTGTGATGGAAAAACAGATCATTCTTTCACAGAATGGAGCACGACGAGTCGTATTTAGTATATCCAAGGAATTGCTACCTCAACTCCATTGTTCCATTATAGCGAGAACGAGTCGCGAAAGTAGTCACAAGATTAACAAGAAAAGAATTGCAATAGATAACGAGGAAGAAGAACTAATGCGAGTTCCAATTGCTCTTGCTTTTGTTAAATTACTACAGAAATTACCTGGACATATTTTAGATACTAATTTACCAGG AATCTTTATGAAGTTATGTACATTCTTGAAATCTCGTTTAGAATCTGTACGACGTGTTACTcgagaaatattacaaaaaattatgaTAACTCTTGGTCCGAAGTATCTTCATCATCTTTTAAGAGAAATGAATACTTTATTAACAAAAGGATTTCAAGTTCATGTCCTCGCGTTTACAGTACAATCAGTATTAGTTGCTCTGAAACCATATTTTCAGAAATTTGATATCAATGAAAATCTTCAAAGTATTTTATCT GTATGTAAAGTAGATCTATTTGGATTAACAGcagaagagaaagaagtaaTAGGAATTGTGAAAAACGTATCAGAAGCAAAATCTACAAAAAGTTATgacatatttcatatattagCACAATATATTACTGAATCATGTTTGGTGGATTTAATCTTACCATTAAAAGAAGTGCTTATAAGAAGTCATTCGCATAAAACTGTGCAGAAGGTTGTGGAATGTTTCAGAAACATAGTACTAGGTTTAgctgataatatttttataccatTGGAACAAATGTTAATATTCCTTTATGGTGTAATTTCTGAAAGTATTCCTGAGTTTAAGCCTGAGAAGAATGATAAAGAATTAACAGAAAAGGAAGTAGAAATACTCAGTAGACAGAAACCAGATTGCTTTATCATACCTCCAGAACCAAAAAATAAAATGGGTATAAAGGCTACTTCAAAAACTTCAAAGAACACCAATGTTCACATTATCATGGAATTTGGTTTAAAACTTTTCCATATTCTGCTAAAAAGAGACAAAATATCTAATACAGAATTTAAGTCCCTGATAGATCCATTTGTACCACACATAAGTGAATGCATAAAATCTCAACATGTGAag ctAAGCACATTAGCTTTACAGTGTTTAAACTGGTTACTTAAAATGGATTTACTTTCAATACAAGAAACAATTTCTGATATTTGTTCATCTATCTTTATTATCTTGCATAAATACGCTGCAGCTGGCCTAAGTAAAGGAGATAATTTTGATTTAGTGATGGCTGGTTTTAAATGTATGTCTGTAATTGTTCGTGATGTGAAACAGTATGTAATTAGCATAGATCAGTTGAAAGCCTTGATTATGTATGCTGAACAAGATATGCACAACAGTGATAAGCAAGCAACAGCATTTGGTTTACTCAAAGCGATAATTGCTCGAAAAATGATTCTTCCTGAAATGCATATTGTTATGGAAAAAGTTGCTGCTTTAAGCATTACGTCTGAACTAGAACACGTTAGAGTACAATCTCGCTCCGTTTTTTATTCTTATCTGATGGAATATCCTCTTGGTAAACATTTACAGAAACATATAGCATTTTATTTGACGCAGGTTAGCTATGAAATGCAACCAGGTCGTCTTAGTGCTTTAGAGATGATTTACAGTATTGTTACAGGATTTCCAGTA AAAACTCTGGTCTTGAAGTCagatatcatttttataatggTGGGTGTAAGATTGATAAATGATGATGATCCAACATGTCGCAAGTTGTGCGCTAAATGTATTAAGGAAATGATTACACGTATACCTTATAATAACAGAAGCAAACTTTTTGATATACTTGTAGCGTGGTTAAAAGATCTTAag GTAATGCATCGAACATTGGGTGCTCAGTTATGCGGTATATTTGTAACAGTAGAAAAGGACACTTTTAAGTCTCGTTTAGATGAAATATTACCGCTTCTTTTGAAACAATTTCATGCAGATTTTAATGATAGCAATGAACCTGGTCGTTTTGTGAAGTTACATACAGAAAAGGAAATGCAATTAAAGAAAAAGCATTATATCAAAGATCCAGAGAGAATGAAAGATCATCATATGTTTCAAGTGTTGCAATTGTTACTAAAAATATCGGCAAATTGTACGGCATTTCTCAAAagtgaagaatataaaaatgctATTCGTTCATTTGCTG AATATAGTCAGTCCTTATTAGCACATCCTCATGCATGGGTGCGTTTAGCAGCGTCTCAACTGATCGGATTTATTTTAGCTGCTCTTGACGTTGATAAAATTATAGACCTTTTAGAAAACCCTGAAAAATGTGAAGCAGAAACCAGTTACATGTATTCCGATCCTACTACCGTTATAAAAAGTTTAAGTTTAGACCTAATTGCGCAACTACAGCCTGATATGACGTTAGAAGAATTAGCCGATCAGActgttaaaaatttaatttttatcgcgAGAATATTAAAGTCTGTAAAACAGATTAATACTGCTACAGATCAAGTCAATGAAATGAAAGATAAAGATAAGAACCAGTTATCACTTCCTTGGCTTATTAGAAGGCTGAGAAAGGctgtaaatatagaaataacccAAGCTCCTAAGTCAATAACAGTG CGGACTGCTTTCTTTAAGTGGGTTGGCGCTGTTGTGGCTACAATACCCATGGAATATTTAAATGTGGTACTTTTCAATATTATGTCACCAATTGTGCGTGAAATATCTACTACAGAAGAACAAAATACCACTTTAAGACGATTAGCTAAAGAAGCAAGTGTGATGATTAAGAAACGATTAGATAGCGAAGAATATACTAGATTATTGAGTCGAATACAACAGAATTTGGATATTAAAAAAGCAGAAAGAAAGATGATGCGTACGCAGCAG tttGTAACGGATCCAGAATTAGCTGCCAAACGTAAAATTGCAAGAcagcagaaaaagaaagaagctaAAAAAAGGAAATCTGACAGAGTGACAGGGAAGAAAAGGACGAAAAAACACGCAAGAAAAGAAGTCGATTtggatattatataa